A single Cnuibacter physcomitrellae DNA region contains:
- a CDS encoding TetR/AcrR family transcriptional regulator, with protein MSIQESPSPAGRPRDPEVERSILTATQDLLIEHGYPGTTIAAVAARAHCGKSAIYRRWGTKAELVVAAVSDLQVAAEVPDTGDLRDDLLRAALHFAATDERSGPVLASLLSEIGRDRELYDVAYRLIGGPPVAAIETVIRRAIERGQVSPEAPVTLVAGIVPTAAFGSISLRKRSLEPQAVVDLVDRVLLPALRAAPPPSGT; from the coding sequence GTGAGCATCCAGGAGTCGCCGTCCCCCGCCGGACGCCCGCGCGACCCGGAGGTGGAACGCAGCATCCTCACCGCCACGCAGGACCTGCTGATCGAGCACGGCTATCCGGGGACCACCATCGCCGCCGTCGCCGCCCGCGCCCACTGCGGCAAGTCGGCCATCTACCGACGCTGGGGCACGAAGGCCGAGCTCGTCGTGGCCGCGGTCAGCGACCTCCAGGTGGCGGCGGAGGTGCCCGACACGGGCGACCTCCGCGACGACCTCCTCCGCGCCGCCCTGCACTTCGCCGCCACCGACGAGCGCTCGGGCCCCGTGCTGGCGAGCCTGCTCAGCGAGATCGGTCGCGACAGGGAGCTCTACGACGTCGCCTACCGCCTGATCGGCGGGCCTCCCGTCGCGGCGATCGAGACGGTCATCCGCCGCGCGATCGAGCGCGGGCAGGTCTCCCCCGAGGCGCCCGTGACGCTCGTCGCGGGCATCGTCCCCACGGCCGCGTTCGGCAGCATCTCGCTGCGGAAGCGCTCGCTCGAGCCGCAGGCCGTGGTCGACCTCGTCGACCGCGTCCTGCTGCCCGCCCTCCGCGCCGCGCCCCCGCCCTCCGGGACTTGA
- a CDS encoding ABC transporter permease, producing MNYVHAVRAEITKITSTRIWWVLAIIMVGYVGLVAAGGGLLITAVAREAPLGDVSLPRLVYSFASSIGYVFPVLFGALAVTAEFRHKTLTPAFLVTPRRATVLWAKLTVLVVMGAVFGVLALIAAVGPGALTLSFGDSGTGLDQPETWLMFARILLAMALWAAIGAGLGVLVPSQVAAIVIVLAFTQFVEPILRAATSLADWASAIGRFLPGAASDALVGTSFFSITQSGGGEQLPWWGGALVLLAIAAVATAAGYFTSWRRDVD from the coding sequence GTGAACTACGTCCACGCTGTCCGCGCCGAGATCACGAAGATCACCTCGACCCGCATCTGGTGGGTCCTCGCGATCATCATGGTCGGCTATGTCGGACTGGTCGCGGCCGGCGGTGGCCTCCTCATCACCGCGGTCGCCAGGGAGGCCCCGCTGGGAGATGTCTCCCTGCCGCGCCTGGTGTACAGCTTCGCGTCCTCGATCGGATACGTGTTCCCCGTGCTCTTCGGGGCCCTCGCGGTGACGGCCGAGTTCCGGCACAAGACGCTGACGCCCGCCTTCCTCGTCACCCCTCGCCGGGCGACGGTGCTCTGGGCGAAGCTGACGGTGCTGGTCGTGATGGGCGCCGTCTTCGGCGTGCTCGCGCTGATCGCCGCGGTCGGCCCTGGCGCGCTGACGCTCTCCTTCGGCGACAGCGGCACGGGGCTCGACCAGCCGGAGACCTGGCTGATGTTCGCCCGCATCCTCCTCGCGATGGCCCTGTGGGCCGCGATCGGCGCCGGACTCGGCGTGCTCGTGCCCAGCCAGGTGGCGGCGATCGTCATCGTGCTGGCGTTCACGCAGTTCGTCGAGCCGATCCTGCGCGCGGCGACGTCGCTGGCCGACTGGGCGTCCGCGATCGGCCGGTTCCTCCCGGGGGCGGCGTCGGATGCGCTGGTCGGCACGAGCTTCTTCTCGATCACCCAGTCGGGTGGTGGCGAGCAGCTGCCGTGGTGGGGCGGGGCGCTCGTGCTGCTCGCGATCGCCGCGGTCGCGACCGCTGCCGGGTACTTCACGAGCTGGCGGCGCGACGTCGACTGA
- a CDS encoding ABC transporter ATP-binding protein: MPTGLPIHFEHVTKAFGAVRAVDDLSVTIEPGRVTGFLGPNGAGKTTTLRMLLGLVRPTSGVATIGGTSYRDLASPLTTVGASLEATSFHPGRTARNHLLIAAQASGLPATAADEALARVGLQDYGRRRVGGYSLGMRQRLGLAFALLGDPGVLVLDEPINGLDPEGIKWIRQLLRAMASEGRTILISSHLLSEVQQTVDEVVIIAHGKLVHTGDLASLDASDTMSVQVNAADRAGLAAAVAAAGYTYSEMRAGLVVDAADAATIGRIAFDAGIPLTNLTQKRVGLEESFLALVGEEGSL, encoded by the coding sequence ATGCCCACGGGACTCCCCATCCACTTCGAGCACGTCACCAAGGCGTTCGGCGCGGTGCGCGCCGTCGACGACCTGTCCGTGACGATCGAGCCCGGCCGCGTCACGGGCTTCCTCGGCCCCAACGGCGCGGGCAAGACGACGACGCTGCGCATGCTCCTCGGGCTCGTCCGCCCCACGAGCGGCGTCGCCACCATCGGCGGCACGTCGTACCGCGACCTCGCCTCGCCCCTCACGACGGTGGGCGCGTCGCTCGAGGCCACGAGCTTCCACCCCGGACGCACGGCGCGCAACCACCTCCTCATCGCGGCGCAGGCGTCCGGCCTGCCGGCGACGGCGGCCGACGAGGCGCTCGCCCGCGTCGGCCTGCAGGACTACGGCCGGCGCCGGGTCGGCGGCTACTCGCTCGGGATGCGCCAGCGCCTCGGGCTCGCGTTCGCGCTCCTCGGCGACCCGGGGGTGCTCGTCCTCGACGAGCCCATCAACGGGCTCGACCCCGAGGGCATCAAGTGGATCCGCCAGCTCCTGCGCGCGATGGCGTCCGAGGGTCGTACGATCCTGATCTCCTCCCACCTGCTCAGCGAGGTGCAGCAGACCGTCGACGAGGTGGTCATCATCGCGCACGGCAAGCTGGTGCACACGGGCGACCTCGCCAGCCTCGACGCGTCCGACACGATGTCCGTGCAGGTCAACGCGGCGGATCGCGCCGGTCTCGCGGCCGCCGTCGCCGCGGCCGGATACACCTACTCCGAGATGCGCGCGGGCCTCGTGGTGGATGCGGCGGATGCCGCCACGATCGGCCGCATCGCCTTCGACGCCGGAATTCCCCTCACCAACCTCACGCAGAAGCGGGTGGGGCTCGAGGAGAGCTTCCTGGCCCTCGTCGGAGAGGAGGGCTCGCTGTGA
- a CDS encoding alpha/beta fold hydrolase: MTQRDDTTVEVTRVERGDVYARVSTIGSGRERPFVLVAGIGVAATYFERLAPNLNEFGPVHALDLPGFGGVPHPPAAMTIEEYADLVEAVIDDLGLTDPILVGHSMGTQMVAEVAARRPGISTVVLIGPVVFPGIRRLVPLAGRFLRASWHEPFRVKVLAIGSYLTCGFRWFFRILPEMMRFPIEERFAHIRAHTLVIRGEHDAVVPRVWVRWIARTIPFATTWEIGGAGHSVMHGHAEGVARLCVEWARSPRDTDGFLHRMSDEAAAAPEPTHQTLRTALKGLRGRLRELTGVARDDDRLIAAGKTEHAESMAEARSER, translated from the coding sequence ATGACGCAGCGCGACGACACCACCGTCGAGGTCACCCGCGTCGAGCGGGGAGACGTCTACGCCCGCGTGTCCACGATCGGCAGCGGGCGGGAGCGCCCCTTCGTCCTCGTCGCGGGCATCGGCGTGGCTGCGACCTACTTCGAGCGGCTCGCGCCGAACCTCAACGAGTTCGGTCCCGTGCACGCTCTCGACCTGCCCGGGTTCGGCGGGGTCCCGCATCCGCCCGCCGCCATGACGATCGAGGAGTACGCCGATCTCGTCGAGGCCGTCATCGACGACCTCGGACTGACGGACCCCATCCTCGTCGGTCACTCGATGGGGACGCAGATGGTCGCGGAGGTCGCCGCACGGCGGCCCGGGATCAGCACCGTGGTGCTGATCGGACCGGTGGTGTTCCCCGGGATCCGCCGTCTCGTGCCGCTCGCGGGCCGGTTCCTGCGGGCGTCGTGGCATGAGCCGTTCCGGGTGAAGGTGCTGGCGATCGGCTCGTACCTGACGTGCGGATTCCGCTGGTTCTTCCGGATCCTGCCCGAGATGATGCGGTTCCCGATCGAGGAGCGGTTCGCTCACATCCGTGCCCACACCCTCGTGATCCGCGGCGAGCACGACGCCGTGGTGCCGCGCGTGTGGGTGCGGTGGATCGCGCGGACGATCCCGTTCGCGACGACCTGGGAGATCGGCGGCGCGGGCCACTCGGTGATGCACGGGCACGCGGAGGGGGTGGCGCGGCTCTGCGTCGAGTGGGCGCGGAGTCCGCGCGACACCGACGGCTTCCTGCACCGGATGTCGGATGAGGCGGCCGCCGCGCCCGAACCCACCCACCAGACGCTGCGGACCGCGCTCAAGGGCCTGCGCGGGCGCCTGCGGGAGCTGACCGGCGTCGCCCGCGACGACGACCGCCTCATCGCCGCGGGCAAGACCGAGCACGCGGAGTCGATGGCGGAGGCCCGCTCCGAGCGCTGA
- a CDS encoding PPOX class F420-dependent oxidoreductase, producing MTALPDDLISLLQRRALCNIATVMPSGSPQVTLTWVDTDGENVLVNSVMTHQKVRNVQRDPRVAVTISDPENPWFYYQVRGTVRELRTEGAVDHIEQLSQKYTGGPYPWYGGRDQQRVILAIEPERVSSPR from the coding sequence ATGACCGCTCTGCCCGATGACCTGATCTCGCTCCTGCAGCGCCGTGCGCTCTGCAACATCGCCACGGTCATGCCGTCCGGCTCGCCGCAGGTGACGCTCACCTGGGTCGACACCGACGGCGAGAACGTCCTCGTGAACAGCGTCATGACGCACCAGAAGGTCCGGAACGTGCAGCGCGATCCGCGTGTGGCGGTCACGATCTCCGATCCCGAGAACCCGTGGTTCTACTACCAGGTCCGCGGCACGGTGCGCGAGCTCCGCACCGAGGGCGCCGTCGACCACATCGAGCAGCTGTCGCAGAAGTACACCGGCGGCCCCTACCCCTGGTACGGCGGCCGCGACCAGCAGCGCGTCATCCTCGCCATCGAGCCGGAGCGCGTCAGCTCGCCCCGCTGA
- a CDS encoding PfkB family carbohydrate kinase codes for MGEPGRVVIAGHVCLDEIVTPEGVVRAAGSPAVFMAPVLAEAGMAPVVAAPRGADFEALHTGLQFLEPAVGDQTLVYVNDVRSARRVQWVRHAEAVEQAALGVSTRAALADAEALVLTPLLPMSPELIAEFASPLPLDALRVALVQGYLRGLGPAVRGARPVEPREFAEAPAVLSQVDIAVLSEEDLGDPAASHQAARMWTLAHPSTAVVVTRGAEGASAYLRGERHDVAAHAVGDLPAASLIGAGDLFSAALVVSLLSGRARAGADGPRSSRDRARDPATLTSAVAEANRVTAERLAAR; via the coding sequence ATGGGCGAGCCGGGGCGGGTGGTGATCGCGGGACACGTGTGCCTCGACGAGATCGTGACGCCCGAGGGGGTCGTGCGCGCGGCGGGTTCGCCCGCGGTGTTCATGGCGCCCGTGCTCGCCGAGGCGGGGATGGCGCCGGTGGTCGCCGCTCCGCGGGGCGCCGACTTCGAGGCGCTCCACACGGGTCTGCAGTTCCTCGAGCCCGCCGTCGGAGACCAGACGCTCGTGTACGTGAACGATGTCCGTTCCGCGCGTCGGGTGCAGTGGGTCCGCCACGCGGAAGCCGTCGAGCAGGCCGCGCTCGGGGTCTCGACCCGCGCTGCCCTCGCCGACGCCGAGGCGCTCGTGCTCACCCCGCTGCTGCCGATGAGTCCCGAGCTCATCGCCGAGTTTGCCTCGCCGCTTCCTCTGGACGCGCTGCGGGTCGCCCTCGTGCAGGGATACCTCCGCGGCCTGGGCCCCGCTGTGCGCGGCGCGCGGCCAGTCGAACCCCGCGAGTTCGCGGAAGCGCCGGCGGTGCTCTCCCAGGTCGACATCGCCGTCCTGAGCGAGGAGGACCTCGGCGATCCGGCCGCATCCCACCAGGCGGCCCGGATGTGGACCCTCGCGCATCCGTCGACCGCCGTCGTCGTCACACGGGGCGCGGAGGGCGCCAGCGCATACCTCCGAGGAGAGCGGCACGACGTCGCAGCCCACGCCGTGGGCGACCTGCCCGCTGCGAGCCTCATCGGAGCCGGCGATCTCTTCAGCGCCGCACTCGTGGTGTCGCTGCTCTCGGGCCGCGCACGTGCGGGCGCTGATGGCCCGCGGTCGTCGCGTGACCGCGCGAGAGACCCCGCGACCCTCACGAGCGCGGTCGCCGAGGCGAACCGCGTGACCGCGGAGCGCCTCGCGGCGCGCTGA
- a CDS encoding class I SAM-dependent methyltransferase, producing the protein MSSAADSDAAACPAGPEEAAAASGEAWSPVAEEWAARWGRVADPAREEIVRRAGIGAGSRVLDAGCGSGELAAQLEAAGAAVSAVDAAPGMVALARRTAPAADVQLAAIDRLPFSDGVFDAVIAVNALQFADDMAAALVELGRVTAPGGVVAVANWAERARNDLDTLETAVALDDGDDPDDLVDLDYRLPGGLEALFAEAGIAVEWSSTVDVPWSAASDDDLARGVLLGEDDDTIAARTPILVAAARPFATPEGGYLLRNAFHVVLGRVPR; encoded by the coding sequence ATGTCGAGCGCAGCGGATTCCGACGCGGCGGCGTGTCCGGCGGGACCGGAGGAGGCGGCCGCAGCATCCGGGGAGGCGTGGTCGCCGGTGGCGGAGGAGTGGGCGGCGCGGTGGGGGCGCGTGGCCGATCCGGCGCGCGAGGAGATCGTGCGGCGCGCGGGCATCGGCGCGGGATCGCGCGTGCTCGATGCGGGGTGCGGGTCGGGCGAGCTCGCCGCGCAGCTCGAGGCCGCGGGTGCGGCGGTGAGTGCGGTCGACGCCGCGCCGGGGATGGTCGCGCTCGCTCGGCGGACGGCTCCCGCCGCCGACGTGCAGCTCGCCGCGATCGATCGGCTGCCCTTCTCCGACGGGGTCTTCGACGCCGTCATCGCCGTCAACGCCCTGCAGTTCGCCGACGACATGGCGGCAGCGCTCGTCGAGCTCGGGCGGGTCACCGCGCCGGGCGGCGTGGTCGCGGTGGCGAACTGGGCGGAGCGTGCGCGCAACGACCTCGACACGCTCGAGACCGCGGTCGCGCTCGACGACGGCGACGACCCGGACGACCTCGTCGACCTCGACTACCGCCTCCCCGGCGGGCTCGAGGCACTGTTCGCCGAGGCGGGCATCGCCGTCGAGTGGTCGTCGACCGTGGATGTGCCGTGGTCGGCTGCCTCCGACGACGACCTCGCCCGCGGCGTCCTCCTCGGAGAGGACGACGACACCATCGCCGCGCGCACACCCATCCTCGTGGCCGCCGCCCGCCCCTTCGCCACGCCCGAGGGCGGGTATCTGCTACGCAACGCCTTCCACGTCGTCCTCGGCCGCGTCCCCCGCTGA
- the aroQ gene encoding gamma subclass chorismate mutase AroQ, which produces MPHHTLRRIAAAALVAVAGIALAGCGSPAPVSSETATASATATAPTGSSPASAVPGGTFDAAVGLIVERLDTAPQVAASKLFTGQPVTDPAREQVVLDAAAAAAQQAGADTDYVQAVFADQIAASKLVQQSLLDQWAAGSAPAPTTAPDLATEVRPVLDRITAELVPALAAVQQYRSDPGCADAVAASTASASAAAPVSVPEVAAALPTATARLCS; this is translated from the coding sequence ATGCCGCACCACACCCTCCGGCGGATCGCCGCCGCCGCACTCGTCGCTGTCGCGGGCATCGCGCTCGCCGGCTGCGGCAGCCCCGCACCGGTCTCCTCGGAGACCGCGACCGCGAGCGCGACGGCGACGGCGCCCACCGGCAGCAGTCCCGCATCCGCCGTGCCCGGCGGGACCTTCGACGCGGCGGTCGGCCTCATCGTCGAGCGCCTCGACACCGCGCCGCAGGTGGCGGCGTCGAAGCTGTTCACCGGCCAGCCGGTGACCGACCCCGCGCGCGAGCAGGTCGTGCTCGATGCGGCTGCGGCCGCCGCCCAGCAGGCCGGCGCCGACACCGACTACGTGCAGGCCGTGTTCGCCGACCAGATCGCCGCGAGCAAGCTCGTGCAGCAGTCGCTCCTCGACCAGTGGGCGGCGGGCTCGGCGCCCGCGCCGACCACCGCGCCCGATCTCGCGACGGAGGTGAGGCCCGTCCTCGACCGCATCACCGCCGAGCTCGTCCCGGCGCTGGCCGCGGTGCAGCAGTACCGCTCGGACCCCGGCTGCGCGGATGCGGTCGCCGCCTCGACCGCCTCCGCCTCCGCCGCTGCGCCGGTCTCCGTCCCGGAGGTCGCCGCCGCTCTCCCCACCGCCACCGCCCGCCTCTGCAGCTGA
- the ykgO gene encoding type B 50S ribosomal protein L36 — translation MKVRNSIKSMKNQPGSQVVRRRGRVFVINKLNPRFKARQG, via the coding sequence ATGAAGGTCCGCAACTCGATCAAGTCGATGAAGAACCAGCCCGGATCGCAGGTGGTGCGCCGCCGCGGACGCGTCTTCGTCATCAACAAGCTCAACCCGCGCTTCAAGGCACGCCAGGGCTGA
- a CDS encoding class I SAM-dependent methyltransferase, translating into MHTHSDPAGHAHGTSDPAPVDFWEERYGSSGQVWSGRVNATTASVVTDLEAAGVVPGTALDLGCGEGGDAIWLAQRGWRVTGLDISPTAIGRARDAAVTAGLGEDQVSFIATDLSAWMAGAAGRGTDSVDLVTASFFHSPVLLPRGEILAAAASLVAPGGHLLLVTHAAVPPWATGEDAAHHADLLSPAEEVEALALDPTEWELLLVETRTRQATAPNGEPAVLDDGVVLARRIA; encoded by the coding sequence ATGCACACCCATTCCGACCCGGCCGGGCACGCGCACGGCACCTCCGACCCGGCCCCGGTCGACTTCTGGGAAGAGCGCTACGGCAGCTCCGGACAGGTGTGGTCCGGACGGGTCAACGCGACGACGGCGTCCGTGGTCACCGACCTCGAGGCAGCCGGAGTGGTGCCGGGCACAGCCCTCGACCTCGGATGCGGGGAGGGCGGCGACGCGATCTGGCTCGCCCAGCGAGGATGGCGGGTCACCGGCCTCGACATCTCCCCGACGGCCATCGGCCGAGCCCGCGACGCAGCCGTCACCGCCGGTCTCGGCGAGGACCAGGTGAGCTTCATCGCCACGGACCTCTCGGCTTGGATGGCCGGCGCGGCCGGCCGAGGAACGGACTCCGTCGACCTCGTCACGGCGAGCTTCTTCCACTCCCCGGTCCTGCTTCCGCGCGGCGAGATCCTGGCGGCGGCGGCGAGCCTGGTCGCTCCGGGCGGGCACCTGCTCCTCGTCACGCACGCGGCGGTGCCGCCGTGGGCGACGGGCGAGGACGCCGCCCACCACGCGGATCTCCTGAGCCCCGCGGAGGAGGTCGAGGCGCTCGCGCTCGACCCGACCGAGTGGGAGCTGCTGCTCGTCGAGACACGCACCCGCCAGGCCACCGCGCCGAACGGCGAGCCCGCCGTCCTCGACGACGGCGTCGTCCTCGCCCGCCGCATCGCCTGA
- a CDS encoding glycoside hydrolase family 3 N-terminal domain-containing protein, whose amino-acid sequence MRTRSTALRSIPTRRRVARRMGLVTAAGAAVLALAGCVAPDPSPGTPTASPTASPTRTPTPTPTPTPVDPIAGMSLEQQVAQLFMVGTAADSVDQTTLDAVSQQQIGGIFLHGRSSAGVDATSQVVQQFTSALPAGAPKLWVSTDQEGGDVQVLSGPGFDDMPSALTQGQSSPDQLRASAAQWGAELGQAGVNMNLAPVADIVTSPETAQSNPPIGELDREYGYSADAVIAGAGAFATGMRDAGVMPTLKHFPGLGHVGENTDTDTGVTDTVVTTDGPDISVYRALLAQGPAVVMLSTATYANIDPSAPAAFSSTIATTLLRDQLGFQGVITTDDLSAAAEVQAWSPGDRATLALSAGVDLLLVSADSSVYPEMYAAVLAKAQADPAFAARVADAARHIVTAKVEPLQ is encoded by the coding sequence ATGCGCACCCGAAGCACCGCTCTCCGATCCATCCCGACCCGCCGACGAGTCGCCCGCCGGATGGGGCTCGTGACCGCGGCCGGTGCTGCCGTGCTCGCGCTCGCGGGGTGCGTCGCGCCCGACCCGTCGCCCGGAACGCCCACGGCGTCGCCGACGGCGTCTCCCACGCGCACGCCGACCCCCACGCCGACGCCGACCCCGGTCGACCCGATCGCGGGCATGAGCCTCGAGCAGCAGGTGGCCCAGCTGTTCATGGTGGGCACCGCTGCCGACTCCGTCGATCAGACCACGCTGGATGCCGTCAGCCAGCAGCAGATCGGCGGCATCTTCCTCCACGGCCGCTCCTCCGCCGGGGTCGACGCCACCTCGCAGGTGGTCCAGCAGTTCACCTCGGCGCTGCCGGCCGGGGCACCCAAGCTGTGGGTGTCGACCGATCAGGAGGGCGGCGACGTCCAGGTGCTGTCGGGGCCCGGGTTCGACGACATGCCGTCGGCCCTCACGCAGGGGCAGTCCTCGCCCGACCAGCTGCGCGCCTCCGCCGCCCAGTGGGGAGCGGAGCTCGGGCAGGCCGGCGTCAACATGAACCTCGCCCCCGTCGCCGACATCGTCACGAGCCCGGAGACCGCGCAGAGCAACCCGCCGATCGGCGAGCTCGACCGCGAGTACGGCTACTCGGCGGATGCGGTGATCGCCGGGGCGGGGGCGTTCGCCACCGGGATGCGCGACGCGGGCGTGATGCCGACGCTGAAGCACTTCCCGGGCCTGGGGCACGTGGGCGAGAACACCGACACCGACACCGGGGTGACCGACACCGTCGTCACCACCGACGGGCCCGACATCAGCGTCTACCGCGCGCTGCTCGCGCAGGGACCGGCCGTCGTGATGCTCTCGACCGCCACCTACGCGAACATCGACCCGTCGGCGCCGGCGGCGTTCTCGAGCACCATCGCGACCACGCTGCTCCGCGACCAGCTCGGCTTCCAGGGGGTGATCACCACGGACGACCTCTCCGCGGCGGCCGAGGTGCAGGCGTGGTCGCCCGGCGACCGGGCGACGCTCGCCCTCTCGGCGGGCGTGGACCTGCTGCTCGTGTCGGCGGACTCGTCCGTGTATCCGGAGATGTACGCCGCGGTGCTCGCGAAGGCGCAGGCCGATCCCGCGTTCGCGGCGCGGGTGGCGGACGCCGCGCGGCACATCGTCACCGCGAAGGTGGAGCCGCTGCAGTAG
- a CDS encoding MarR family winged helix-turn-helix transcriptional regulator — MAHDSELGWALGVVFRAWQRETEEAVGDLPHGPRGFQILSTLATGDPPTQASIAMHLGIDRTVLTYVLDDLAAAGLVERTADARDRRVRRLVLTASGRSRVEELRARVAAVEAGMFPGLTAEESASLRSLVERAAAGMHTGDGDHDACRVVQDILADAAG; from the coding sequence ATGGCGCACGACTCGGAGCTCGGCTGGGCACTCGGCGTGGTGTTCCGCGCCTGGCAGCGCGAGACGGAGGAGGCGGTGGGCGACCTGCCGCACGGGCCGCGGGGCTTCCAGATCCTCAGCACCCTCGCCACGGGCGACCCGCCGACGCAGGCCTCGATCGCGATGCACCTCGGCATCGACCGCACCGTGCTCACCTACGTGCTCGACGACCTCGCGGCGGCGGGCCTCGTGGAGCGGACGGCGGATGCGCGCGACCGGCGGGTGCGTCGACTGGTGCTCACCGCATCCGGGCGGTCGCGCGTCGAGGAGCTGCGGGCCCGGGTCGCTGCGGTCGAGGCGGGGATGTTCCCCGGGCTCACGGCCGAGGAGAGCGCGTCGCTGCGCTCGCTCGTGGAGCGCGCGGCCGCGGGTATGCACACCGGCGACGGCGACCACGACGCGTGCCGCGTGGTGCAGGACATCCTCGCCGACGCGGCCGGCTGA